The Pseudomonadota bacterium genomic interval CGACACCGCGGTGTTCGACGCCGTCATCAACATCAACGCGCGCGGCACACTGCTGGTCACGAAGTACGCCTCACGGGCGATGGTCGACGCCGGCGACGGCGGCGCGATTGTCAACGTCTCGAGCCAGGCATCACTGGTGGGGCTCGCCGGCCACATCTCCTATGCCTCGTCCAAGGGCGCAGTCGATGCGATGACGCGCGTCTCGGCGCGCGAGCTCGGGCCACACGGCATCCGCGTGAACGCAGTCAACCCGACGGTGGTGATGACGCCGATGTCCGAGTGGTACTGGGGGCGCGAGGAAATCGGCGGGCCTTTCCTCGAGACCATGCCGCTGCAGAAGTGGGCCACCGAAGACAACTGCGCGGCGCCGATCGTCTTTCTGCTCTCGGACGCCGCCGCGATGATTTCCGGTGTCTGCCTGCCGGTTGACGGGGGCTTCACAGCCGTCTGAGCGCTGGCTTTGCATGCGAGCGCGCAACGCCATCGCCGCAGGCCCGGCTGTGCGCCCGGGCCAGCTAATACACATCCCGTTGGTAGCGTTTGTCGTCGCGCAGGCGCGTCAGGTACGCAACCGCTTCGGACTCCGAGTACCCCCCGTGTTGCTGCAATACCGTGATCAACGCCTGGTGTACGTCTTTTGCCATACGGTTGGCGTCGCCACACACGTAGAGGTGCGCGCCCTCCTCCAACCAGGCGTACACGTCCTCGCCCTGCTCGACCAGGCGGTCCTGCACGTACACTTTCTCGTTTTGGTCCCGGCTGAACGCCACGCTGAGTCGGGTCAAGAGACCGGACTTCAGGTAATTTTGCAACTCGACCTGGTACAGAAAATCCTGGCGGAAGTGCGGATTCCCGAAAAACAACCAGTTGGCCCCTGAGCCACCGATTGCGTCCCGCTCTTGCAAAAATCCGCGAAACGGTGCAATGCCGGTGCCTGGCCCGATCATGATCACACGCGTTTCGGGAGACTCGGGCAAGCGAAACCGGTCGTTGCGTTCGATGAAGACGCGAACGCTGTCGCCCTCCTGCGCGCGTCGGCAGAGAAACCCGGAACAGCCGCCGTGGCGCTCTCTGCCCTCGTGCTCGTCGCTCACCAGGGCAACGGTCAGGTGCACGTCGTCGTCGACTTCACGCTGGCTGGAGGCGATCGAATAGAGCCGGGCTTGCACAGGTCGCAGGCAGTCGATCAGGGCCTGTTCACCGATCTTGGCCGGGTGTTCACGCAGGATGTCAAAAATTTGCCGATCGGCGAGGTACTGCCGCAGTGCAGCCTTGTCCTGACACAGTGCCATTAGCGCAGTGTTTTGGGTGGCTACAGCGTATTTTTCAACAAAGCCTGGGTAGGACTGGGTCAGTTCCACGTCTTCGACGAGGGTTTGACGTAAACGCTTTTTTCGCTTTCCGGAAGCGACTTCGGCATCCGGGTTCAGGTGGGCCCGTCCAATCAGCGCATCGACCTCGGCGTGGTCGTTCTCGAAGTACACACCCAGCGCGTCTCCCGGTTGGTAGCTGAGCCCGGAATTCTCAAGAGCGATTTCAATGTGGCGCACGTCCTTGGTGGAATCGCGGCCAGTGATCTTCTGGACCACGCTCAGCTCGGCGCTGTACGGGTTTTTTCTGCTGTAGATCGAAACGGGTTCAGCGCCACCGAAGGCGGTGCTTGCGATGCTCGCCGAGTTGTTATCCGTCTGCTGCTTGAGCGCGGGTTCAAACGCCGTGACGGCACTGTCGATCCAGAGCTCAGCAGCGTCGTCGTAGTCCACGTCGAGTAGCGCGTGCTCCAGCGCAACCGTGGCGCCAAGCGCGGTCAGGCGACGCTCAAAATCGATCGCGGTCTGGCAGAAATGCGTGTAGCTGCTGTCTCCCAGTCCGATAACCGCAACCTGTGCGCCGTCGAGTTTAGGGGCCTTTTTCGAGGCGAGAAACGCGTGCAGCTTTTCAGCCGACTCGGGTGGCTCGCCCTCGCCGTACGTCGACACGACGATAACCAGGTGGTTTTCGTTTTTGAGCTGATTGGGCTTGTAATCCGCCATGTCGACCAATGTGACAGGCAAGGCGTTCTCACCCGCTTTGCGCGCCAGCGTCTCGGCCACCGCTTTGGCATTGCCGGTTTGGGAGCCGTACAACACGGTCAGGGTCGCAGCGGCACTCGGCAACGGCGCCACCGCCGTGTTCGCGGGCGCCGCAGCCTGCGCGGCGGCAGCCAGGTAGCCACTCACCCACGCCTGCTGAACGGGTGTCAGGCTGCCAACCAAGCGATCGATGTGTTGAATCTGCTCCTCGGACAGTGGGCTCACGGCCGGTGGCACTTGCGACAAGATCACGCGTGGAAATCCCTTTTCGCGACCACCACTTCGGGCACCACGCCCTGTCGAATGACGAAGTCGCCAAAGCCTTCTTGCGGTTCGCGCTCGCGCGCCCAGCGCCCGATCAGCTCATCGAGGACAGCAAGAATCTCTGGCTCCGCCGCGTTTTCCAAATACAGCTTGGGTATACGCGTACCGACGCGGTTGCCACCGAGATAGAGGTTGTATTTGCCCGGCCCTTTACCGACCAAACCCGCTTCCGCCAGCATGGCCCTGCCACAGCCATTCGGGCAGCCCACCACCCGCAGCACCAGGCTGTCGTCGGCGATACCGTGCTTGTCCAACAGGTTCTCAACCTTGCCGATCAGACTCGGCAGGTAGCGCTCCGCCTCGGCCATCGCCAGCGGGCAGGTCGGCAGCGCGACACACGCCATGGAGTGTTGCATCTGCTCACTGACCCGATCGTCGAGCAGGCCGTGGTCGCGCGCGAGACGCTCGATGAGCTCACGTTGATCGGCAGGTACGCCAGCGATCACCAGGTTCTGGTTCGCCGTCATGCGGAAGTCGCCCTGGTGCACCTCCGCGATTTTCCGAAGGCCGGTCTTGAGCGGCCGGTCCGGGTAGTCGAGTATGCGGCCGCTGAGCAGGTAGAGGGTCAAGTGGTGTTTACCGTCAACGCCTTCGACCCAGCCAAATCGGTCGCCGCGGTGGGTAAACGCGTAGGGGCGACTGGGTTCGAACACGATGCCTGCGCGCCGTTCGACTTCAGCCTTGAAGCGCTCGATGCCCACGCGGTCAAGGGTGTACTTGGTCTTGGCGTTTTTTCGGTTGCTGCGGTTGCCCCAATCGCGTTGCACGGAGACCACATGTTCGGCCACCGCCAGGGTGTGCTCGAGCGGAATGAACCCGAAATCATCCGCCTTGCGCGGGTAGGTCGAGGTGTCACCGTGGGTCATCGCAAGCCCCCCGCCGACCAGGACGTTAAACCCGATCAACTTGCCCTGCTCGGCGATGGCAACAAAGTTCAGGTCGTTGGCGTGGATGTCGACCTCGTTGTTCGGTGGAATCGACACGGTGGTTTTGAATTTA includes:
- a CDS encoding SDR family oxidoreductase; the encoded protein is MDTGLSERTVLVTGASGGIGAATVRQLVAEGASVIAAGRNADRLEALAAETGCATRAFDVTVESEVEAALADTPLYGVVNCAGWSGEIATPMDTDTAVFDAVININARGTLLVTKYASRAMVDAGDGGAIVNVSSQASLVGLAGHISYASSKGAVDAMTRVSARELGPHGIRVNAVNPTVVMTPMSEWYWGREEIGGPFLETMPLQKWATEDNCAAPIVFLLSDAAAMISGVCLPVDGGFTAV
- a CDS encoding assimilatory sulfite reductase (NADPH) flavoprotein subunit, encoding MILSQVPPAVSPLSEEQIQHIDRLVGSLTPVQQAWVSGYLAAAAQAAAPANTAVAPLPSAAATLTVLYGSQTGNAKAVAETLARKAGENALPVTLVDMADYKPNQLKNENHLVIVVSTYGEGEPPESAEKLHAFLASKKAPKLDGAQVAVIGLGDSSYTHFCQTAIDFERRLTALGATVALEHALLDVDYDDAAELWIDSAVTAFEPALKQQTDNNSASIASTAFGGAEPVSIYSRKNPYSAELSVVQKITGRDSTKDVRHIEIALENSGLSYQPGDALGVYFENDHAEVDALIGRAHLNPDAEVASGKRKKRLRQTLVEDVELTQSYPGFVEKYAVATQNTALMALCQDKAALRQYLADRQIFDILREHPAKIGEQALIDCLRPVQARLYSIASSQREVDDDVHLTVALVSDEHEGRERHGGCSGFLCRRAQEGDSVRVFIERNDRFRLPESPETRVIMIGPGTGIAPFRGFLQERDAIGGSGANWLFFGNPHFRQDFLYQVELQNYLKSGLLTRLSVAFSRDQNEKVYVQDRLVEQGEDVYAWLEEGAHLYVCGDANRMAKDVHQALITVLQQHGGYSESEAVAYLTRLRDDKRYQRDVY
- the cysI gene encoding assimilatory sulfite reductase (NADPH) hemoprotein subunit — translated: MQNELAVSDPVVQGPLSDNERLKRESNFLRGTIVDDLADPITGGFSADNFQLIRFHGMYQQDDRDLRPERREQKLEPLHNVMLRARMPGGIITPAQWLTIDDFAEAHTLYGSIRLTTRQTFQFHGVFKPDIKNMHQVINSAGIDSIATAGDVNRNVLCTTNPVESALHQEAYEWSKKISEHLLPQTKAYVEIWLDGEKATSTEEPILGSAYLPRKFKTTVSIPPNNEVDIHANDLNFVAIAEQGKLIGFNVLVGGGLAMTHGDTSTYPRKADDFGFIPLEHTLAVAEHVVSVQRDWGNRSNRKNAKTKYTLDRVGIERFKAEVERRAGIVFEPSRPYAFTHRGDRFGWVEGVDGKHHLTLYLLSGRILDYPDRPLKTGLRKIAEVHQGDFRMTANQNLVIAGVPADQRELIERLARDHGLLDDRVSEQMQHSMACVALPTCPLAMAEAERYLPSLIGKVENLLDKHGIADDSLVLRVVGCPNGCGRAMLAEAGLVGKGPGKYNLYLGGNRVGTRIPKLYLENAAEPEILAVLDELIGRWAREREPQEGFGDFVIRQGVVPEVVVAKRDFHA